The Myxococcales bacterium DNA segment CGCTTGCCTGTCTTCCAGGACCTTCAAGATGGCCCCGTGACTCTTCAAGCGCACGACGATTGAAGGCGTCGCATCGGTGATCGGTGCCGTGACGCCCGGGAACACTTGATGCCGGATCTTCTCCGCCCAGTCGGCGAAGGTCATCACGGGCACACCGGGCACCTCCAACGAAGGCAACACCCGGGAGACGTAGGTCGCGAGGGCCCGCTGGTAGACCACCACGAGCATCCTCTCCGGACGGAAGCGCCGCGGGTCGGAGAAGGCCAAATAGGCAATGCGGTGTAGACCGATCGTGGTCTTGCCACTTCCCGCCGAGCCCTGGACCACGATGAGACCCGAGCTCGGTCGGCTGATGAGCTCGAACTGGCGCGGATCGATGAGCGCCGCGATGGCCGGCAACAGCTTCTCGAGCCGGCCTTCGTTGCCTGCGGCGCTCAGCCGGCCCCGCTGCGAGGGTGCCGCGTCTTCGGCCCCCTTCACCACGCTGGCCGAGCCATCCCGCTCGACCTGGAGCTTCGCGTGGCGGGCGGGGACTTGCCGCCACTCGCCACTGCGGAAATCGCGCGCGAAGGTGCCGTCCGGCGAGACCACCCGCCGCAAATCGGCGTCGACGATTGTCACGGTGCGACGGGCAAGGATCTCGCCCTCCACCACCCGGTTGCCAAGGCGCTCTTCGTACGAGTCACCCTCTTCGTACCGGTAAAACAAGCGGGACACAGGTGCGTTTCGCCAGTCGACGATCTGCACGCCGCCGCCGGGCTCGACGTAACCGCGCTGGCCGATGAGCACGTCGCGCCGCTTGCCATGTTCTTCGAGGCGCAGGTGCCCAAAATAGGGAGAGCGCCGATCGATGGGGATGTTTTCACCCTTACCGCGCTGCCGCGCCAGCGCTTCGATCCGGTGCATCTGCTCGAGCAACGAGGCCTGATCTTCCGGCTTTGCCTCGGCCAGTGCGTCTCGGAGTTCGATGAGCGCCCCCAGATCGTCGATCTGGTTCTTGGGTTTGCGCCGCTCTTCGTTGGCCTTGTCGATCTTCGACAACACCACCCGCAAGAGCTTGTCCTCCTCGGCCACGACCTCGGGCACGGGAGCGCTGTGGGAAGCGGCCTCGCTGGGGGGCGGCTCGGGGTGGGGCTTTGGCCTGGTCTCTGTGGTCTCCACGGAATGATCCGAATTCGTGCGGTGCGAAATTTGGGAATTGAGCAATTTACCACTCGATGGCCGCCGTGGGGATCTTGTGACAGCCGGGCGCAGGAGTTGTTGGAAAAATTCCAGCAAGGCAGCGAAATGTCTCGATAATTTCTCTACGGGGCCGCCCCTGTGGCCCAAGGGGCGGAGTCCGACCGTCGTTTGACCCCACCGCACCCGTGCGCTTTACTGCCCAGGGTGCGGACGTGCAGGGGAGCTCGAGTCGGGTGGGGACAATCGCGGGCGCCACACGAGCGTGCGCAAGATCGAACCCTCGAGGGGTTCCCGGCGCTGGAGGTGCACCCATGAAGGCGCCGCTTCCCCCCACGGACCGGTGCGGGCGCGCCCGGGTGATGATCCTCGACGTGCAGCCACGACTCGAAGGGGGCCGCTTTCTCGTCAAGAGCATCGTGGGTGAGCCCGTCTGCGTGTCGGCCGACCTGCTGGTCGACGGTCACGACAAGCTGGCGGGCGTGCTGCGCTACCGAAAAACCGAGTCCGCAGGCAACGACGGCACATGGACGGAAGAGCGGCTCGTGCCGGGGGGCCAGGAGACAGACGCCCGGAGCCACCGCGATACGGCCCCGAACGATCGGTGGGAGGGCACGTTCGTACCCGACGCGCCCGGGATCTGGGAGTTTCGTCTCGAGGCCTGGGTGGACGAGTTCGCCAGCTGGCGCTGGGGCCTCACACGCAAGATCGCCGCGGGGCAGAACGTTGCGCTCGCACGCACCGAAGGCGCCCTGCTGCTTTCCCAGGCCGCGGCCCGTGCCGTGGGCCCCGACCGGGCCTTCATCGAGGCCACCGCGACGTCGCTGCGGCAAGGGAGCCACGGCCCCGAAGCGCTCGTGGCGCTGTGCCACGATCCCGTGTTGGTAGGTCACATGCACCGTTACACGGATCGCAGCGCCAGCACGTACAGCGCGCCGCTCGGACTGTGGGTCGATCCGCCCAAAGCGCGGTTTTCCGCCTGGTACGAGCTTTTCCCTCGCTCCTTCGGGGCCGACGGAACTCACGGGACCTTCACGGACGTCGTCGGGCTGCTTCCTTATGTCGCAGACATGGGCTTCGATGTCCTTTACCTGCCCCCCATCCACCCCATCGGGCGCACCCACCGCAAAGGGCCGAACAACACGCTGCACGCGGGGCCAGACGACCCGGGGAGCCCCTGGGCCATTGGGGCCGAAACCGGCGGGCACAAAGAGGTCCACCCCGCGCTCGGCACCGTGGACGATTTCGAAAGCCTCGTCGAGGCGGCCCGCACACTGGGGATCGACGTGGCGATCGACATCGCGTTCCAGGCCTCGCCCGATCACCCCTACGTCGGCGAGCACCCCGAATGGTTTTTGCACCGCCCTGACGGCACGATTCAGCACGCGGAAAACCCGCCCAAGGCGTATCAAGACGTTTATCCCTTTGCCTTGGCCGGCCCCGCATGGCAGCCGCTTTGGCAGGAGTTGCTCGATGTCTTTTTGGTTTGGAGCGCGCGCGGCGTGCGGGTGTTTCGCGTCGACAACCCTCACACGAAGCCGTTGCCATTTTGGCAGTGGTGTCTAGGTGAGATCAAGCAGCGCCACCCCGAGGTCCTGTTCCTTTCCGAGGCGTTCACCCGCCCCAAGCTGATGTATGCGCTCGCGCAGGTGGGGTTCACGCAGTCGTATACGTATTTCACCTGGCGCACGTCCGCCTGGGAGCTACGCACATACATGAACGAGCTCACGAACCCGCCGGTGAGCACTTACTTCCGACCCAACTTCTGGCCGAACACGCCCGACATTCTGCCGGAACATCTGCAGCATGGAGGTCCAGGAACCTTCGCCTCCCGCGTGATCCTCGCCGCCACTCTTGCCGCGAACTACGGCCTCTACGGACCCGCGTACGAGCTCCAGGAACGTTTGGCCCGCCCCGGCTCGGAGGAGTACCTCGACAACGAAAAGTTCCAGCTGAGACGCTGGGATCTCTTCCGCAAGGACAGCCTGAGGCCCCTCATCAAGCGCTTGAACCAGATCCGCCGCGACAACCCCGCGCTTCACCGGAACGAAGGGCTCGTCTTTCACGAGAGCGACAACGAGAGGCTCCTGGCCTACAGCAAGTCGAGCGCAGACGGCGACAACCTGATCTTGACGGTCGTGAACCTCGATGGTCACCACAAACAAGCGGGCTGGATCACCCTCGATGCGCATGCCTTGCGCTTGGCTCCGCATGAGCCCGTTCAGGCCCACGATCTGCTGAGCGACGCCCGGTACCTGTGGCACGGACCACGCGCCTATGTCGAACTCGACCCCGACGCTCTGCCCGCCCAGGTCTTCCGGCTCCGCCGCCGCCTGCGCTCCGAGGCGAGCTTCGAGTATTACCTATGAAACAACTCGCTCCTCGAAAAGACAATCTCTCTGGCCACCTGCGTGCGGCGAAAAACGGCCTCACTCCCAATCCCCTTTGGTACAAGGAGGCCATCATCTACGAGATCCCGATTCGGGCCTTCGCGGATTCGGACGGAGATGGCATCGGCGATCTGAACGGGGTGATCTCGAAGCTGGACTACCTGCAGGACCTGGGGGTCACCGCGCTGTGGCTCCTCCCGTTTTACCCTTCCCCCTTGCGCGACGGCGGCTACGACATCTCGGACTATATGTCCGTGCACCCGATGTACGGGACCCTGGCCGACTTCAAACGCCTGCTTCGTGAGGCGCACGCGCGCGGCATTCGCATCATCACCGAGCTGGTGATTAACCACACATCGAAGGACCATCCCTGGTTCCAGCGCAGCCGCATGAGCCCACCGGGCAGCAAGTGGCGCAACTTCTACGTGTGGAGCGAAGATCCCAGCCGGTACGGCGAGACACGGATCATCTTCAAGGACTTCGAAACGTCGAACTGGACGTGGGACGCCGAAGCCAAGGCCTACTACTGGCACAGGTTCTACTCACACCAGCCAGACCTGAACTTCGACAACCCCGAGGTCCACAAGGCCGTGCTCAAGGCACTCGACTTTTGGCTGGAGCTGGGCGTCGATGGACTCCGGCTCGACGCCATCCCTTATCTCTACGAGCGAGACCAGACCCACTGCGAGAACCTGCCAGAGACGCATGCGTTCCTGAAGAAGCTGCGGGCTCACGTCGACGCACGTTTTTACGACCGCATGCTCCTGGCCGAGGCCAACCAGTGGCCCGAGGACGCCGCTGCCTACTTCGGCGCCGGCGACGAGTGCCACATGAACTTCCACTTCCCCCTGATGCCGCGCATGTTCATGGCGGTGCAGATGGAGGACCGCTTCCCGATCGTCGACATCCTCAACCAAACGCCTCCCATCCCGGAGGGTTGCCAGTGGGCCACCTTCTTGCGCAACCACGACGAGCTCACGCTCGAGATGGTGACCGATGAAGACCGCGACTACATGTACAAGGTCTACGCGGAGGATCCCACGGCGCGGTTGAACCTGGGCATTCGCCGTCGGCTCGCACCCTTGCTCAAGACGCGGCCGCAGATCGAGCTGATGAACGCTCTTTTGTTCTCGCTGCCCGGAACGCCCGTCCTCTACTACGGCGACGAGATCGGCATGGGCGACAACATCTACCTCGGCGACCGCGACGGGGTACGCACCCCCATGCAGTGGAGCGCCGACCGCAACGCGGGCTTTTCGTCGGCCAATCCCCAGAAGCTGTTCCTGCCGGTGGTCACCGACCCGGAGTACAGCTACGCCGCAGTCAACGTACAGACCCAGCAGGCGAACCCCTCGTCGCTCTTGTGGTGGATGAAGCGGCTCATCGGTCTGCGCAAACAGTACCCGGCGCTGTCCTCGGGTTCGCTCGAATTCTTGCACCCCGACAACGCCAAGATGCTGGCGTTCCTGCGTGAACGCGACGGACAGCGCGTCCTGGTGGTCACCAACCTGTCTCGGCTCTATCAATGGACCGAACTCGACCTCGGACGCTTTTTGGGGCTCGTGCCCGTGGAGATGGCCGGCCGCGTTCGCTTTCCTCCCATCGAAGATCGACCCTACGTGGTGTCGTTGCCTCCTTACGGATTCATTTGGTTCCTGCTCGAAGAGCCCGAACGCCCGGAGCCCCACGAGGAAGTGATTCCCGTGCTCTCGATGCCGGGCAGCTGGCGAGACCTCTTGGGTACGTCGTACCGCAAAGCGCTCGAGCCCGTGCTGGAACGGTACATGGTGGGGCGCCGCTGGTTTCGGGGCAAGGCAAGGGTGCGCGTGTCCACGACACTCTCTGATGTGATTTGGCTCAAGGACGCCCTCGATCACGTCGTGACCTTCGCAACGGCCAAGTACCGCGAGGGAGATCCCGAAACCTACGTTTTGCCGCTCGTTTACCAGGAAGGACCCGCGGCCGCGGCCCTCGCCGAACGGCACCCCCACGCCGTCATCGCGCGGCTCGATCGGGGTTTGGAGGGCGAAGGCGCCCTGCTGCTCGACGCGATGGCCTGCGGCACCGTGCTCGAGCCCCTGCTCAAGCTGTTCTCGCGAGGCACGACACCCGCGGGGGACAGCGGCAGTCTCGTCCCGACGAGTGGCAAGCCTCTCAGGGAAGTGCTCAAGCACGGTCCCCTCACGACCAAAGTGCCCGAGTTCGAGCAAACCAACTCCACCCTGGTCGTGGGCGAAGCGCTGCTCTTCAAGATGTACCGGCAGATCGAGCCCGGCATCAACCCCGAGGCGGAGATTGGGCTGTTCTTGGCTCGCAACGTCGCGCGGGCGCTCGAAGCGGCCGGCAACGGCGAAGACGGGCCCCTGCCCGGGCAGTCGCCGGCGCCCGCGGTGTTGGGCAGCCTGGCCTACCAAACGAAGAAGGGCGAGCCCGCCTCGCTGGTGCTCCTGCAAAAATTCGTGCCAAACGAGGGCGTCGCGTGGGACATGACGTTGACCCGGCTTTCGGCCTTTTTCGATCTCGTGTTGGGCCGTCCCGAAGCGGCGCCCCCGCGGATGCACGCCAAGGGGCGCGTGGCCCAGAGCCTCGAGGAACCCCACCCTCTCATGCAGGAGCTGATCGGCCCTTTTCTGTCCCAAATCCGTCTACTCGGGCGGCGGACAGGCCAACTGCATCGGGCCCTGGTGGGCAGCAAGGCCGAGCCGCACTTCGTTCCCGAGGCCTTTACGACCTTGCACCAACAATCCATCTACCAGCGGGCTCACGTGATGTTGGCGCGCACCTTCGGAAACCTCGAGCGCGCGCAGCGACAGCTGCCAGAGCCAAGCCGCAGCCTTGCAAACAGTGTCCTCGCACTCGAGCCCGAGATCGATCGGCGCCTGCGCAAGGTCACCCGGGACAAGATCGAGGTCGCCCGCATTCGCTGTCACGGCGATCTCCACTTGGGCCAGGTGCTCTACACAGGACAAGACTTCCTCATCATCGACTTCGAGGGAGAGCCCGCACGGCCCCTCAACGAGCGCCGCTACAAACGCTGCCCGTTACGAGACCTCATGGGCCTTCTGCGCTCGTTCGACTACGCCTGCGAGGCCACCTTGCGCTCGGGGCGCTTCCGCGAGGAGGACCGCGAGCGGCTACGGCTATGGGCCACGGCCTGGAAGGAGCAAGTCTCGGCTGCCGTGTTGCACGCGTATCTGCACGAAACGGAGGGCGCTCCCTTCATCCCCCGCAAGGTGTCCGACACGGAGCTGTTGCTCGAGTTCTTCGAGCTCGAGAAGGTGATCTACGAGATTCGCTACGAGATGGACAACCGGCCCGATTGGCTGGATCTGCCCTTGACCGGCATGAAGTCGGTCATGAATCACGAGGGAGCGTGAGCCGATGAACGAATCTGGGTTGGGAGACGTGGACCTGCACCTCTTCGCCGAGGGGACGCACGCGCGGCTCTACGAGACAATGGGCGCACACGTTGCATCCCAGGACGGCCGGCAGGGCACGCGTTTCGCGGTGTGGGCACCGAACGCAGGCCGCGTGGGCGTGGTAGGCGACTTCAACCAATGGAGCAACCCTTACCCGCTCTCGCCGCGCAGCAGCTCCGGAATTTGGGAGGGCTTCGTACCCGGCGTGCACGCGGGCGATCGCTACAAGTTCCGGATCGAGTCGGGCGACGGATCCTACCGCGTGGACAAGGCCGATCCCTTCGCCTTTCACGCAGAGGTGCCGCCAGGAACGGCGTCGGTGGTCACCGCCACGCACTTTGCGTGGCGCGACGGCGACTGGATGAGCCACCGCGGTGAACGACAGAAGCTCACGAGTCCCATGTCCATCTACGAGGTGCACGTGGGATCCTGGATGCGAAGCCCCGATGAAGGCAACCGCCCATCTACTTACCGTGAGCTCGCGCACCGCCTTGTACCGCACGTCCGCGACGCGGGCTTCACCCACATTGAACTCATGCCCATCATGGAGCACCCGTTCTACGGCTCGTGGGGGTATCAAGTGACCGGCTACTTCGCCCCCTCCTCGCGCTACGGGCGGCCTGAGGATCTCATGTATTTGGTCGACGAGTGTCACCGCAACGGCATCGGCGTTGTCCTCGACTGGACACCGGCTCACTTTCCCACGGATGAACACGGCCTCATCTACTTTGATGGCACGCACCTTTTCGAACACGCCGATCCCCGGCAGGGCATGCACGCCGAGTGGGGCAGCGCCGTCTTCAACTACGGACGCAACGAGGTACGAAGCTTCTTGACGTCGAACGCCGTCTACTGGCTCGACAAATTTCATGTCGATGGCCTCCGGGTGGACGCCGTGGCCTCGATGCTTTACCTCGACTACGCCCGCAAGAGCGGCGAATGGATTCCGAATCAGTACGGCGGCAACGAGAACCTCGAGGCGCTTTCGTTTCTACGCCACTGCAACGCCACCGTGTACGCGCTTTATCCCGACGTGCACGTGATCGCCGAAGAGTCCACCGCGTGGCCTTTGGTCTCGCGCCCCATCTACGCCGGAGGCCTGGGCTACGGCCTCAAGTGGGACATGGGTTGGATGCACGACACGCTTGCGTACTTGGCCCACGATCCCATCCACCGCAGTCATCACCATCACGAGCTCACCTTTCGGGCCGTGTACGCCTTCAACGAGAACTTCGTGATGCCGCTCTCCCACGACGAGGTGGTGTATGGCAAGGGGTCGTTGCTGGCCAAGATGCCCGGGGACACGTGGCAGAAGTTTGCCAACCTGCGGCTCCTTTACGCCTACCAGTGGAGCCAACCAGGCAAAAAGCTGCTGTTCATGGGCGGCGAGTTCGCCCAGTGGAACGAGTGGAACCACGAAAGCAGCTTGGACTGGCATCTCCCCGAATCAGGCGCCCCCCATCGGCAAATGCAGCTGCTGGTCGGTGAGCTCAACAAGCTCTACCGAGAAGCCCCGTCGATGCATCTCGGCGACCTCGATGGACGTGGCTTCGCCTGGGTCGACGCCAACGACAGCGCAAACGCGGTGCTCAGCTACCTGCGGCTTGCGCCCGAGGGGGGCAAGCCGATGCTGGTGGTGCTCAACTTCACGCCCACACCGCGCTCGAACTATCGGGTGGGCGTCGACCTCGAGGGCTTCTGGCGCGAGCGCCTGAACACGGACGCCACCGCGTTCGGCGGCAGCGGCGTCGGCAACAACGGCGGCGTTCACGCCAACCCTGTTTCCGCCCACGGCCGGCCGCTCTCCTTGACGCTCACCCTGCCGCCCCTCGGCGCCCTGTTTCTCGAGCCCGCGTGAAGCCTCTGCACGGCGCCGCCTCCGTAAAGCGCCGGCCGGGCCCTAACTCTGGTACACCTGCGGGTCGTGGATCCCCTCGCGCATACCCTGGTTGGTGCCAGCCTGGCGGAAACCGGGCTTCGGCACAAAAGTCTCTACTCCACGGCAACCCTCGTGGTCGCAGCCAACCTGCCCGACATCGACGGGGTCTGCGCCGCGTGGGGGCCCGACGCCAGCCTGGCCCACCGCCGCGGCCTCACACACGGCGTGCTGGCGCTGGTCCTGCTGCCGCTGCTCTTGGCGCTGCTGGTGCACGCCTACGGGCGTTGGGCCCTGCGCCGGCGGGCGGCCCGGGGCCTTCCTCCCCCTGACGCCGTCGTGTCGTTCCCCTGGCTGCTGGCTCTGGCGGCGCTGGGCGTGTGGAGCCATCCGCTGCTCGACTGGATGAACACCTACGGCGTGCGCCTGTTGATGCCCTTCGAGGGGCGCTGGTTTTACGGCGACACGCTCTTCATCATCGATCCTGTGGTGTGGCTGCTGGCGGGAGCTGCGGTCGTGTTCGCGCGCGGCCGCACCAAGCTGGCGGCCGCAGGGTGGCTGCTGCTCTTGCTCGCCGCCACGGTGATTATCGTGGTGCCAAAGCTGGCACCGCCCCTGGCGAAGATGGCGTGGTGCGTGGGGGCAGGCCTGCTCGTGTACCTGCGCATCCGCGGCACCCCCCCGCACCCCCGCGCCACGGCGCTCGTCTGCCTTTCGCTCTTGACCATGTACGTGGGCACCATGGTGGTGGGTACCGCCCGCGCACGCGCCCGGGCCGACGCCTACTTCAGCGCACAGAGCCTCGACGCCACCCAGCTGGTCGTCTCGCCCCTGCCGGCAAGCCCGCTCTTCCGCGAGGTCATCGCGCGGATCGGCAGCACCTATCACTTCGTCCGTGTGCCCGCCTTCGGCTCGGCCTCCCCCGAACCGAGTGGGGAACCCATGCCCGTGGGGGACGAAACGCCCGAGGTGCGGGCTGCGCTGGCGGCGCCAGGCGTACGAGGCATGGTGAACTGGCTGCGTGTGCCCGCCTACCGGCAGGAGCCCATCCCCGGGGGCACCCGCGTGACCCTGCTCGACGCGCGGTATAGCCGCACGAGGGCCGGGGGCATCGGCCGCGCCGAAGTGGACCTCGACCACGCAGGACACGTGATTCGCACGCGCCCCTGACGACAGCGGTCGGGGCATGAGATAGCCTCCCCCGCATGACGAACCGAGCGCGGGCCGCGGCGCGCGTGACGGAGGGCGGCTCGGTTGGCCGCTGCGTCCGCCTCGCCCTGGGTGGGGTTCTGGGCCTGGGACTCTTGGCCTGCGCCTCGGCCGGTCCCCAGCCTGTACCTTCAGGCCCGCCGGCCCCGACCCCTGTGTCCACGCCTGCGAAGTCCGCAGCGGCATCCCCCCTGCGCGAGGAGGGCGTGCCCAGCTTGGAGCCCTGCCTCCGTGAGGTGAACGAGGCCCAGGAGGCCACACGCGCCACACCCGACGAAACAGGCGCGTGGCTCCGGCTGGCCACCGCGCTTCACGAGGCCCGGCGCCTGCAGGAAGCGGCCCGCGCCGCCTGGCGGGCCGTGGAGCTCGAGGCCCGCTTCGAGACCTGGTCGACCCTGGGACGGGTACTCACCGACGGCGACGTGTTCATGGCCAAGGGTGCCGCGGTGGGGGCCTACCAGGCGTACACCATGGCAGCCCGCAACGCGACCGACGCCGGCAAGGCCGCGCGCAACTTCCTCACCCTGGCTTACCGGGATTTCAGCCTGGGCCATGACGATCAGGCCCTCGAGCTCATCGAGGAAGCCGGGCGGCTCGCGCCTTCGGACCCGCTGGTCCCTTTCGACCGCGCCCAGGTGCTGTCCGTTGCGGGTCGGCGCGATGAAGCGCGGGCCGCCGCCGAAAAGGCCCTGACGCTGCTCGACACCCAGACACAGAGTCAGACCCCTGCGGATCCGGCCTTGGCCGGGGTGCAAGCGATCGCCGCCGCGATCCTCGGGGGTGAGCCCGTGGCTCGCCCGGGCTTGATGGTCGCAGGGGAGCTTCTCCCAGAGCGCTTCTGGGCACGGCCCCCCGTGCGCGGGCACTCCCTGGCCCTCGAGATCGACCCGGAGACCGATCGCTTTTTTCCGCTCTTGCCCACCGTGGCCCTGCGCCTCGCCGTGCCCACCACATGGGCGCATGCGATGAAGGCAACCGATAAGGCGATTCATCTGCGCCTGGCCGCGCCCGAGGGCGAGGCCGTGCTGCTCGCCGAGCTCACGGTGTTCCCCTTGCGCAGCGAGCGCTTCGATCTGCGGCACGCGGCGGAGGCCGGGCGGCAGGGCGCGGCAGGCCCCCGCGCCGAGGTCAGTCCCTTGCGGCCGGTGGAACGGGAAAAGGGTCTCGCTTACTGGTTCAGCGCCACCGACGGCACCGTAGATCCCCAGGCGCCCGCCGAGGGCCAACACCGCTACCTCTGGCAGGCCTTCGCCTACGTACGGCCCTTCGTGCTCAGCGCCAC contains these protein-coding regions:
- a CDS encoding alpha-1,4-glucan--maltose-1-phosphate maltosyltransferase, with amino-acid sequence MKAPLPPTDRCGRARVMILDVQPRLEGGRFLVKSIVGEPVCVSADLLVDGHDKLAGVLRYRKTESAGNDGTWTEERLVPGGQETDARSHRDTAPNDRWEGTFVPDAPGIWEFRLEAWVDEFASWRWGLTRKIAAGQNVALARTEGALLLSQAAARAVGPDRAFIEATATSLRQGSHGPEALVALCHDPVLVGHMHRYTDRSASTYSAPLGLWVDPPKARFSAWYELFPRSFGADGTHGTFTDVVGLLPYVADMGFDVLYLPPIHPIGRTHRKGPNNTLHAGPDDPGSPWAIGAETGGHKEVHPALGTVDDFESLVEAARTLGIDVAIDIAFQASPDHPYVGEHPEWFLHRPDGTIQHAENPPKAYQDVYPFALAGPAWQPLWQELLDVFLVWSARGVRVFRVDNPHTKPLPFWQWCLGEIKQRHPEVLFLSEAFTRPKLMYALAQVGFTQSYTYFTWRTSAWELRTYMNELTNPPVSTYFRPNFWPNTPDILPEHLQHGGPGTFASRVILAATLAANYGLYGPAYELQERLARPGSEEYLDNEKFQLRRWDLFRKDSLRPLIKRLNQIRRDNPALHRNEGLVFHESDNERLLAYSKSSADGDNLILTVVNLDGHHKQAGWITLDAHALRLAPHEPVQAHDLLSDARYLWHGPRAYVELDPDALPAQVFRLRRRLRSEASFEYYL
- the treS gene encoding maltose alpha-D-glucosyltransferase; the protein is MKQLAPRKDNLSGHLRAAKNGLTPNPLWYKEAIIYEIPIRAFADSDGDGIGDLNGVISKLDYLQDLGVTALWLLPFYPSPLRDGGYDISDYMSVHPMYGTLADFKRLLREAHARGIRIITELVINHTSKDHPWFQRSRMSPPGSKWRNFYVWSEDPSRYGETRIIFKDFETSNWTWDAEAKAYYWHRFYSHQPDLNFDNPEVHKAVLKALDFWLELGVDGLRLDAIPYLYERDQTHCENLPETHAFLKKLRAHVDARFYDRMLLAEANQWPEDAAAYFGAGDECHMNFHFPLMPRMFMAVQMEDRFPIVDILNQTPPIPEGCQWATFLRNHDELTLEMVTDEDRDYMYKVYAEDPTARLNLGIRRRLAPLLKTRPQIELMNALLFSLPGTPVLYYGDEIGMGDNIYLGDRDGVRTPMQWSADRNAGFSSANPQKLFLPVVTDPEYSYAAVNVQTQQANPSSLLWWMKRLIGLRKQYPALSSGSLEFLHPDNAKMLAFLRERDGQRVLVVTNLSRLYQWTELDLGRFLGLVPVEMAGRVRFPPIEDRPYVVSLPPYGFIWFLLEEPERPEPHEEVIPVLSMPGSWRDLLGTSYRKALEPVLERYMVGRRWFRGKARVRVSTTLSDVIWLKDALDHVVTFATAKYREGDPETYVLPLVYQEGPAAAALAERHPHAVIARLDRGLEGEGALLLDAMACGTVLEPLLKLFSRGTTPAGDSGSLVPTSGKPLREVLKHGPLTTKVPEFEQTNSTLVVGEALLFKMYRQIEPGINPEAEIGLFLARNVARALEAAGNGEDGPLPGQSPAPAVLGSLAYQTKKGEPASLVLLQKFVPNEGVAWDMTLTRLSAFFDLVLGRPEAAPPRMHAKGRVAQSLEEPHPLMQELIGPFLSQIRLLGRRTGQLHRALVGSKAEPHFVPEAFTTLHQQSIYQRAHVMLARTFGNLERAQRQLPEPSRSLANSVLALEPEIDRRLRKVTRDKIEVARIRCHGDLHLGQVLYTGQDFLIIDFEGEPARPLNERRYKRCPLRDLMGLLRSFDYACEATLRSGRFREEDRERLRLWATAWKEQVSAAVLHAYLHETEGAPFIPRKVSDTELLLEFFELEKVIYEIRYEMDNRPDWLDLPLTGMKSVMNHEGA
- the glgB gene encoding 1,4-alpha-glucan branching protein GlgB, with protein sequence MNESGLGDVDLHLFAEGTHARLYETMGAHVASQDGRQGTRFAVWAPNAGRVGVVGDFNQWSNPYPLSPRSSSGIWEGFVPGVHAGDRYKFRIESGDGSYRVDKADPFAFHAEVPPGTASVVTATHFAWRDGDWMSHRGERQKLTSPMSIYEVHVGSWMRSPDEGNRPSTYRELAHRLVPHVRDAGFTHIELMPIMEHPFYGSWGYQVTGYFAPSSRYGRPEDLMYLVDECHRNGIGVVLDWTPAHFPTDEHGLIYFDGTHLFEHADPRQGMHAEWGSAVFNYGRNEVRSFLTSNAVYWLDKFHVDGLRVDAVASMLYLDYARKSGEWIPNQYGGNENLEALSFLRHCNATVYALYPDVHVIAEESTAWPLVSRPIYAGGLGYGLKWDMGWMHDTLAYLAHDPIHRSHHHHELTFRAVYAFNENFVMPLSHDEVVYGKGSLLAKMPGDTWQKFANLRLLYAYQWSQPGKKLLFMGGEFAQWNEWNHESSLDWHLPESGAPHRQMQLLVGELNKLYREAPSMHLGDLDGRGFAWVDANDSANAVLSYLRLAPEGGKPMLVVLNFTPTPRSNYRVGVDLEGFWRERLNTDATAFGGSGVGNNGGVHANPVSAHGRPLSLTLTLPPLGALFLEPA
- a CDS encoding metal-dependent hydrolase; the protein is MDPLAHTLVGASLAETGLRHKSLYSTATLVVAANLPDIDGVCAAWGPDASLAHRRGLTHGVLALVLLPLLLALLVHAYGRWALRRRAARGLPPPDAVVSFPWLLALAALGVWSHPLLDWMNTYGVRLLMPFEGRWFYGDTLFIIDPVVWLLAGAAVVFARGRTKLAAAGWLLLLLAATVIIVVPKLAPPLAKMAWCVGAGLLVYLRIRGTPPHPRATALVCLSLLTMYVGTMVVGTARARARADAYFSAQSLDATQLVVSPLPASPLFREVIARIGSTYHFVRVPAFGSASPEPSGEPMPVGDETPEVRAALAAPGVRGMVNWLRVPAYRQEPIPGGTRVTLLDARYSRTRAGGIGRAEVDLDHAGHVIRTRP
- a CDS encoding tetratricopeptide repeat protein translates to MTNRARAAARVTEGGSVGRCVRLALGGVLGLGLLACASAGPQPVPSGPPAPTPVSTPAKSAAASPLREEGVPSLEPCLREVNEAQEATRATPDETGAWLRLATALHEARRLQEAARAAWRAVELEARFETWSTLGRVLTDGDVFMAKGAAVGAYQAYTMAARNATDAGKAARNFLTLAYRDFSLGHDDQALELIEEAGRLAPSDPLVPFDRAQVLSVAGRRDEARAAAEKALTLLDTQTQSQTPADPALAGVQAIAAAILGGEPVARPGLMVAGELLPERFWARPPVRGHSLALEIDPETDRFFPLLPTVALRLAVPTTWAHAMKATDKAIHLRLAAPEGEAVLLAELTVFPLRSERFDLRHAAEAGRQGAAGPRAEVSPLRPVEREKGLAYWFSATDGTVDPQAPAEGQHRYLWQAFAYVRPFVLSATFLANRQDAGTEAAVLALLRSFDVFALATAAGPDPAGP